The sequence below is a genomic window from Aspergillus nidulans FGSC A4 chromosome V.
AGTCCTCTAAAGCTTCAAATCATACAGATACACAGGACACTGGCCCGCCATCTCatgttgttgttgaagaggtcCCTCCTACAGTAAATCGGCGAGGCCGCGAGATCCGGCTCCCACAGCGCTTTCGGACCAATTAAAATTGACAGAACTACTCTAAATTATTACTATATTATGCCACCAAAAATTTGAGTGATAATATTAGTTGTATATGGTTGAATTGCTTCATGTTTGttgtgctggtggtggttgaaATCGATCGTCAGGTGGGAACGATCGTCAGGTGATCAACCACTGTAATGGTCTCGGCTCATGAACTGCTAAGCTACCCTTACATATTCTGCCGCATCCCACCGCCTTCACGGTCCCATTCACAAAGCCTCCCCATTCCTTGACACCCCACATTCTCCTATTATCTCCCTGCCTCATCCAGCAAAATGAAGATCGTTTACATTGGTGTAAGCTGCAGGACACCCCCTTTCCCATCATTTATTGACGTCTCCAGGTCCTCCGCAACGCGCAACCCGATCCGATCGAGCTATGTTGCGAGCGGGAGCTGAGCAGCTACTCCCGCTTCACTCGGGGAAGCATCGCGGAGTTCACGACCATGTTCAGTAAGCTTCTCACCGGGCGAACAAGCCCCGGCCAACGGCAGGACGTCCAAGAAAAGGGTATGCTCGCTCTACTCCCCACAAAAGCAGACTTGATCTGTTTCCTGCTATGGAGTACAGAATAAGGGTTCGGTGAGCTCCGCTAACAAGTGCAGATTTCACCTTCCACGTCTACGCCTCCAGCGCATCACCCGGCATCACAGGCGTGATTATCAGCGATGACGAATACCCCTCGATGGCTGCGCACCAGATtctctccaagctcctcgatGAGTTCACGACCCAGAACCCCTCCGCTACAAGCGCCACCGGCCCCGTCTCCTTTCCCGCCCTCACCTCCTACATCACCAAGTATCAGGACCCGCAGAATGTTGGCAGTATCCTGAAGATCCagaaggagcttgatgagACGAAGGTGGTTTTACATAAGACTATTGAGAGTGTGAGTGGCCACCTATACCCGTCGGTTGAAGTCCTGTTGGAGCCTGATAAGGTACTAACTGTGGCTGTGCTGGGTAGGTTCTGCAACGTGGTGAGAAACTCGACGACCTTGTGCAGAAGAGCGAGGGTCTCAGCTCGCAGAGCAAGATGTTTTACACTAGCGCGAAGAAGCAAAACTCCTGCTGCATTATCATGTGAATCACGACAACGTCCACATTCCGTTCCCCTTGTCCATCTTGCTGCTCTCGTTGCGATACGACCTCTACAGTTATCTAGGAGCTTTTTTTTCTGGCGATTTCCATTGCTTGCATTCTACTTTCTATCGCTTACCTTATCCGGATTATGTCTGATGAATCATCCTTCCCGTGCTATGACTCGCTGATACCTTTGAGTTTCTGTTGGTTCGATAATGAGGATGTCTGATAAGCCCTCCACACGACATATCCACAGACACTTCGACATACAATCATACTCATTTCAGATTCCAACCCCACTCTTGCTCGTAGTGAAGCACAGCTTTCAGAGAATAATAGATTTTCA
It includes:
- a CDS encoding palmitoyltransferase YKT6 (transcript_id=CADANIAT00002975), whose translation is MKIVYIGVLRNAQPDPIELCCERELSSYSRFTRGSIAEFTTMFSKLLTGRTSPGQRQDVQEKDFTFHVYASSASPGITGVIISDDEYPSMAAHQILSKLLDEFTTQNPSATSATGPVSFPALTSYITKYQDPQNVGSILKIQKELDETKVVLHKTIESVLQRGEKLDDLVQKSEGLSSQSKMFYTSAKKQNSCCIIM